A stretch of the Fusobacterium varium genome encodes the following:
- the queA gene encoding S-adenosylmethionine:tRNA ribosyltransferase-isomerase has product MSTLLSDYDYNLPEELIGQQPREPRDHARLMLVNRKNESIEHKKFYDIIDYLNEGDILVRNSTKVIPARLFGHKETGGVLEILLIKRIDLDTWECLLKPAKKLKIGQKLFIGHGNEIIGELLEIKDDGNRIIKFSYEGAFEEVLDRLGKMPLPPYIVEALKEKDRYQTVYAIKGESVAAPTAGLHFTKELLEKIEKKGIKIVDIFLEVGLGTFRPVQTENVLEHKMHEEIFEIPQEAADIINEGKRNGKRIISVGTTSTRALESAVDENGIVRAQKGSTEIFIYPGYKFKVIDALITNFHLPKSTLLMLVSALSSREFMLRVYDIAVKEEYHFFSFGDAMFIY; this is encoded by the coding sequence GTGTCTACATTATTGAGTGATTATGATTATAATCTGCCAGAGGAATTAATTGGTCAGCAGCCTAGAGAACCTAGAGATCATGCAAGGCTTATGTTGGTAAATAGAAAAAATGAAAGTATTGAGCATAAAAAGTTTTATGATATAATTGATTATCTAAATGAAGGAGATATCTTAGTAAGAAATTCTACAAAAGTTATACCTGCAAGACTTTTTGGTCATAAAGAAACAGGTGGAGTGCTGGAGATACTTCTCATTAAAAGAATAGATCTTGATACATGGGAATGTCTTTTAAAGCCAGCTAAAAAATTAAAGATAGGACAGAAACTTTTTATCGGTCATGGAAATGAAATTATTGGAGAACTTTTAGAAATAAAAGATGATGGGAATAGAATTATAAAATTTTCATATGAGGGAGCTTTTGAAGAAGTTTTAGATAGGTTAGGAAAAATGCCGCTTCCTCCATACATAGTGGAGGCATTAAAAGAAAAAGACAGATATCAGACTGTTTATGCTATCAAAGGAGAATCTGTTGCAGCACCTACAGCTGGACTTCATTTTACAAAAGAACTTTTAGAAAAAATAGAAAAAAAGGGGATAAAGATAGTAGATATATTTTTAGAAGTAGGGTTAGGAACATTCAGACCTGTACAGACTGAAAATGTATTGGAGCATAAAATGCATGAAGAAATATTTGAAATACCTCAAGAAGCAGCAGATATAATTAATGAGGGAAAAAGAAATGGAAAAAGAATAATTTCAGTGGGAACTACAAGTACAAGAGCTTTAGAATCCGCTGTTGATGAAAATGGAATAGTGAGAGCTCAAAAGGGAAGTACAGAAATATTTATTTATCCTGGATACAAATTTAAAGTAATAGATGCTCTTATTACTAACTTCCATCTTCCTAAATCAACGCTTCTTATGCTTGTTTCAGCACTTTCATCAAGAGAATTTATGTTGAGAGTATATGATATAGCTGTAAAAGAAGAGTACCATTTCTTTAGTTTTGGAGATGCTATGTTTATCTATTAG
- a CDS encoding N5-glutamine S-adenosyl-L-methionine-dependent methyltransferase — protein MNLLEILNFSKEYLQKYSFSKPRLESEKVISNVLKLDRITLYAYFDMELSSEQKEKVKTYLKEMARKRIGFDELLKSEDIKVETVSYRDENLELLNKSAEYLKKYGVASPKLDAEYIFAHILGVNRLTLTLNFNKKIEEKDKEKIREYLVLRGKNRKPLQYLLGEWEFYGYPFKVDERVLIPRSDTEILVEQCKFILNELESPTVLDIGTGSGAIAVTLGRECPNSTIIGADISEDALEVAELNRGLNKVENVKFMKSDVFSSFKDMKFDFIVSNPPYIPLEEYNELMPEVLKYEPSSALTDNGNGYYFYSKISKEVSEYLNKGGFLAFEVGYNQAEVVKELMEENGFDILSIVKDYGGIDRVVIGKKSGDK, from the coding sequence ATGAATTTACTTGAGATATTGAATTTTTCAAAAGAGTATTTGCAAAAATACTCTTTTTCAAAACCGCGTCTTGAAAGTGAAAAGGTTATATCTAATGTTTTAAAGCTGGATAGGATAACATTATATGCTTATTTTGATATGGAACTTTCTTCTGAGCAGAAAGAAAAGGTAAAAACTTATCTTAAAGAAATGGCTAGAAAGAGAATAGGATTTGATGAACTTTTAAAAAGTGAAGATATCAAAGTTGAAACTGTAAGTTATAGAGATGAGAACTTAGAACTTCTTAATAAGTCAGCAGAATATTTGAAGAAATATGGAGTAGCTAGTCCAAAACTGGATGCTGAGTATATATTTGCCCATATATTAGGCGTGAATAGATTAACACTAACTCTAAATTTTAATAAAAAAATAGAAGAAAAAGATAAAGAAAAAATAAGAGAATATTTGGTACTTAGAGGTAAAAATAGGAAACCTCTTCAGTATCTTCTTGGAGAATGGGAGTTTTATGGATATCCATTTAAAGTAGATGAAAGAGTTTTAATACCTAGAAGTGATACAGAAATATTAGTAGAGCAATGTAAATTTATTTTAAATGAACTTGAATCTCCTACAGTTTTAGATATAGGAACTGGAAGTGGTGCAATAGCAGTAACTTTAGGAAGAGAATGCCCTAACAGCACTATAATTGGAGCTGATATAAGTGAAGATGCTTTAGAAGTAGCTGAATTAAATAGAGGATTGAATAAAGTTGAAAATGTAAAATTTATGAAATCAGATGTATTTTCTTCATTTAAGGATATGAAGTTTGATTTTATAGTTTCAAATCCACCATATATACCATTGGAAGAGTATAATGAGTTGATGCCTGAAGTGTTAAAATATGAACCTTCATCAGCTCTTACAGATAATGGAAATGGTTATTATTTTTATTCAAAAATATCTAAAGAGGTTTCTGAATATTTAAATAAAGGTGGATTTTTAGCTTTTGAAGTTGGATACAATCAAGCTGAAGTTGTTAAAGAATTAATGGAAGAAAATGGATTTGATATTCTTTCTATAGTGAAAGACTATGGAGGAATAGATAGAGTAGTTATAGGAAAGAAGAGTGGTGACAAATAG
- the garD gene encoding galactarate dehydrogenase: MGKNLYIKINEKDNVAIAVDKISAGTEIMNGIFTTEEIPQGHKIALCNIPKDSPIIRYGVELGYAINDIKKGAWINEHMLKLPTPPALDEMKFGVNIVTSLPKAPTRTFEGYRNPNGGYAGTRNILGISTTVQCVTGVLNVAVKKIKEELLPKYPNVDDVIPINHAYGCGVAINAPEAVIPIRALRNLAKHPNFGGELMVVALGCEKLTVEMLIDEADISPENVITLQEIKGFNAMIDAIMNMADKKLAHLNVRKRETLPLSELLVGMQCGGSDAFSGVTANPSAGYAADMLVEGGATVMFSEVTEVRDGVHMIAERCINEDVMKKLASEMKWYDNYLENGQVDRSANPTPGNKKGGLSNIVEKAMGSIAKSGSSPIVEVLSPAEIPTKKGLIYAATPASDIVCGPCQLASGIGLQVFMTGRGTPYGLALAPVIKVCSRNDMKDMWSDLIDVSAGPIAAGDASIRDIGTEIFNMIIDVASGKKQPWAEKYKLHNDFCIFNPAPIT; encoded by the coding sequence ATGGGAAAAAATTTATACATTAAGATTAATGAAAAAGATAATGTAGCAATTGCAGTTGATAAAATATCAGCTGGTACAGAAATCATGAATGGAATATTTACAACAGAAGAAATTCCGCAAGGTCATAAGATAGCTCTATGTAATATTCCAAAAGATTCTCCTATTATTCGTTATGGTGTAGAATTGGGATATGCCATCAATGATATAAAAAAAGGAGCATGGATTAATGAACATATGCTGAAACTTCCTACTCCCCCTGCTTTAGATGAAATGAAGTTTGGAGTTAATATTGTAACTTCTCTTCCTAAAGCACCTACTAGAACTTTTGAAGGATATCGTAATCCAAATGGAGGCTATGCTGGTACTAGAAATATTCTAGGCATAAGTACAACAGTACAATGTGTAACTGGTGTATTAAATGTAGCTGTAAAAAAAATTAAAGAGGAACTTTTACCAAAATATCCTAATGTAGATGATGTAATTCCTATTAATCATGCATATGGATGTGGAGTTGCCATTAATGCTCCTGAAGCTGTCATTCCTATTCGTGCACTGCGTAATCTTGCTAAACATCCAAATTTTGGTGGTGAACTTATGGTAGTAGCTTTAGGATGTGAAAAATTAACTGTAGAAATGCTTATTGATGAAGCTGATATTTCCCCTGAAAATGTAATCACACTTCAGGAAATTAAAGGTTTTAATGCAATGATAGATGCTATTATGAATATGGCAGACAAAAAGCTGGCTCATTTAAATGTAAGAAAAAGAGAAACTCTTCCTTTGTCTGAGCTTCTTGTTGGAATGCAGTGTGGTGGAAGTGACGCCTTTTCTGGAGTAACTGCTAACCCAAGTGCTGGATATGCTGCTGATATGTTAGTTGAAGGTGGAGCTACTGTTATGTTCTCTGAAGTAACAGAGGTTCGTGATGGAGTACACATGATTGCAGAACGTTGTATCAACGAAGATGTTATGAAAAAATTGGCTTCTGAAATGAAATGGTATGATAATTATTTAGAAAACGGACAAGTAGACAGAAGTGCCAACCCTACTCCAGGAAATAAAAAAGGGGGACTTTCTAACATAGTGGAAAAAGCTATGGGTTCTATTGCAAAATCTGGTAGTTCTCCAATAGTGGAAGTTTTGTCGCCAGCTGAAATTCCAACTAAAAAAGGTTTGATCTATGCAGCTACCCCTGCAAGTGATATTGTATGTGGACCTTGTCAGCTGGCTTCTGGAATTGGACTTCAGGTATTTATGACAGGAAGAGGTACTCCATATGGACTGGCTCTTGCACCTGTTATCAAAGTGTGTTCAAGAAATGATATGAAAGATATGTGGAGTGATCTGATAGATGTAAGTGCAGGACCTATCGCTGCTGGAGATGCTTCTATCAGAGATATAGGAACAGAGATTTTTAATATGATAATAGATGTTGCAAGTGGAAAAAAACAACCTTGGGCTGAAAAATATAAACTTCACAATGATTTCTGTATTTTTAATCCAGCTCCAATTACATAA
- a CDS encoding RNA polymerase sigma factor: MDFDEIFEQYFDRIYYKILGVVKNPEDAEDISQEVFMSVYKNLKKFRADSNIYTWIYKIAINKIYDFFRKRKVELDINEEILALECNSDIDTPLILEERLKELSLQEREIVVLKDIYGYKLKEIADMKDMNISTVKSVYYKAIKDMGGN, translated from the coding sequence ATGGACTTTGATGAGATTTTTGAACAGTATTTTGATAGGATATATTACAAAATATTAGGTGTGGTAAAGAATCCTGAAGATGCCGAGGATATATCTCAGGAGGTCTTTATGAGTGTTTATAAGAACCTGAAAAAATTTAGAGCTGACAGTAATATCTATACATGGATATATAAAATAGCTATTAACAAAATATATGATTTTTTCAGAAAGAGGAAAGTAGAGCTTGATATAAATGAAGAGATACTTGCCCTTGAATGTAATTCTGATATAGACACACCTCTGATATTAGAGGAACGGCTAAAAGAACTTTCTCTTCAGGAACGAGAGATTGTAGTTTTAAAAGACATATATGGTTATAAGCTTAAGGAAATAGCTGATATGAAGGATATGAATATATCTACAGTAAAATCAGTATATTATAAGGCTATTAAAGATATGGGAGGAAATTAG
- the prfA gene encoding peptide chain release factor 1, with protein MFGKLEEVVKRFDELNELLGSPEVLADPKKMMECNKSLSDITPIVEKYKEYKRVIEDFDFIKENLKIEKDQEMREMMHEELKELEESIPELEKELKVLLLPKDENDDKNVIIEIRGGAGGDEAALFAGNLFRMYSRYAERRKWKMEIIEKQEMGIGGIKEAVFSINGFGAYSRLKFESGVHRVQRVPETESAGRVHTSTATVAVLPEVEDVKEVKIDPRDLKIDTYRSGGAGGQHVNMTDSAVRITHLPTGIIVQCQDERSQLKNREKAMKHLASKLFEMECEKQRSQVESERRLQVGTGDRSEKIRTYNFPQGRITDHRIKFTVYQLEAFLDGDLDEMIDALITFSQAEMLSSVSEE; from the coding sequence GTGTTCGGAAAATTAGAAGAAGTAGTAAAAAGATTCGATGAATTGAATGAATTGCTTGGTTCCCCAGAGGTACTGGCAGACCCTAAAAAAATGATGGAATGTAACAAATCATTAAGTGATATAACTCCAATAGTTGAAAAATATAAAGAATATAAGAGAGTTATAGAAGATTTTGATTTTATCAAAGAAAATCTTAAAATCGAAAAAGATCAAGAAATGAGAGAGATGATGCATGAAGAGTTGAAAGAGCTTGAAGAATCTATCCCAGAACTTGAAAAAGAATTAAAAGTACTTTTGCTTCCAAAAGATGAAAATGATGATAAGAACGTTATCATAGAAATAAGAGGTGGAGCAGGAGGAGATGAAGCTGCTCTTTTTGCTGGAAACTTATTTAGAATGTACTCAAGATATGCTGAAAGAAGAAAATGGAAAATGGAAATAATTGAAAAGCAGGAAATGGGTATAGGAGGAATTAAAGAGGCAGTATTCAGTATAAATGGGTTTGGAGCTTATTCTAGATTAAAATTTGAATCAGGAGTACACAGAGTACAAAGAGTTCCTGAAACTGAATCTGCTGGAAGAGTACATACTTCCACTGCTACTGTAGCTGTACTTCCAGAAGTTGAAGATGTAAAAGAAGTAAAAATTGATCCAAGAGATCTTAAAATAGATACATACAGATCAGGAGGGGCAGGAGGGCAACACGTAAATATGACTGACTCAGCAGTTAGAATTACTCATCTGCCTACTGGAATTATAGTTCAATGTCAAGATGAAAGATCACAGCTTAAGAATAGAGAAAAAGCAATGAAACATCTGGCTTCTAAACTTTTTGAAATGGAATGTGAGAAGCAAAGGAGTCAGGTAGAAAGTGAAAGAAGACTTCAGGTAGGAACTGGAGATAGATCTGAAAAAATTAGAACTTACAATTTTCCGCAAGGAAGAATAACAGACCACAGAATAAAATTTACAGTATATCAGCTTGAAGCATTCTTAGATGGAGACCTTGATGAAATGATTGATGCATTAATTACATTCAGTCAGGCAGAAATGCTTTCAAGTGTTTCAGAAGAGTAA
- the ispG gene encoding 4-hydroxy-3-methylbut-2-en-1-yl diphosphate synthase encodes MRVTREVKVGNIIIGGDNNIVIQSMTNTITSDTEATVAQIKKLENAGCQLVRMTINNMEAAEAIKEIKKRVSIPLAADIHFDYKLAIAAMENGIDKLRINPGNIGTDENVTKVVKKAKEKNIPIRIGVNSGSLEKEILKKYGSPTADAMVESAMYHISLLEKNNFHDIIVSLKSSNVKMMIEAYRKISKKVDYPLHLGVTEAGTAFQGTIKSSIGIGALLLDGIGNTIRVSLTEDPVEEIKVAKEILKVLGLMETGIEIISCPTCGRTEIDLIGLAKKVEKEFEKENRKIKIAVMGCVVNGPGEAREADYGVAGGKGEGVLFKKGQIVKKVKESEILIELKKLIMEDEKNEGKVSD; translated from the coding sequence ATGAGAGTAACAAGAGAAGTAAAGGTGGGAAATATAATAATAGGTGGGGATAACAATATTGTTATTCAATCTATGACTAATACTATAACAAGTGATACAGAAGCTACTGTGGCTCAAATAAAAAAATTGGAAAATGCAGGATGTCAGCTTGTAAGAATGACTATAAATAACATGGAGGCAGCAGAAGCTATAAAGGAGATAAAAAAAAGAGTTTCAATTCCTTTAGCTGCGGATATCCATTTTGACTATAAACTTGCCATAGCTGCTATGGAAAATGGAATAGATAAGCTTAGAATAAACCCTGGAAATATAGGTACTGATGAAAATGTAACTAAGGTAGTTAAAAAAGCAAAAGAAAAAAATATACCAATAAGAATAGGAGTAAATTCTGGTTCTTTAGAAAAAGAAATATTAAAAAAATATGGAAGTCCAACTGCAGATGCTATGGTGGAAAGTGCAATGTACCATATTAGTTTATTGGAAAAAAATAACTTTCATGATATAATTGTGTCTCTAAAGTCAAGTAATGTAAAAATGATGATAGAAGCATACAGAAAAATCAGCAAAAAAGTAGATTACCCTCTTCATTTAGGAGTTACAGAAGCAGGGACAGCATTTCAGGGAACAATAAAATCATCTATAGGAATAGGAGCATTACTATTAGATGGAATTGGTAATACAATCAGAGTATCTTTAACAGAGGATCCAGTAGAGGAAATAAAAGTAGCAAAAGAGATTCTCAAAGTATTAGGACTAATGGAAACAGGAATAGAGATTATTTCATGTCCTACTTGTGGAAGAACTGAAATAGATTTAATTGGCCTTGCCAAAAAAGTAGAAAAGGAATTTGAAAAAGAAAATCGTAAAATAAAGATAGCGGTTATGGGATGTGTGGTAAATGGTCCTGGAGAAGCTAGAGAAGCTGATTATGGTGTAGCTGGCGGAAAAGGAGAAGGAGTGCTCTTTAAAAAGGGACAGATTGTAAAAAAAGTAAAAGAATCTGAAATATTAATAGAATTAAAAAAATTGATAATGGAGGATGAAAAAAATGAAGGTAAAGTATCTGATTAG
- a CDS encoding putative methyltransferase, which yields MKIIAGDAKNKKIKSRKGTDTRPTLGSMKESLFSIIAPYVPDSVFLDLFSGSGSISLEALSRGAKRAVMIEKDTEALKYIIENVNTLGYEDRCRAYKNDALRAIEILGRKGEKFDIIFMDPPYKEEVCAKVIKAIEKNKILADGGLIISEHHIFEELENEIGEFKKADERKYGKKCITFYTR from the coding sequence ATGAAAATAATTGCAGGAGATGCAAAAAATAAAAAAATAAAAAGCAGAAAAGGAACAGATACAAGGCCTACTTTAGGAAGTATGAAAGAATCTCTTTTTTCTATCATAGCACCATATGTTCCTGACAGTGTATTTTTAGATCTTTTCAGTGGAAGTGGGAGCATATCTCTTGAAGCTTTGAGCAGAGGAGCTAAAAGAGCAGTAATGATAGAGAAAGATACTGAAGCTTTAAAATATATAATAGAAAATGTAAATACCCTTGGATATGAGGATAGATGCAGAGCATATAAAAATGATGCTTTGAGAGCTATTGAAATTTTAGGTAGAAAAGGTGAAAAATTTGATATAATATTCATGGATCCTCCTTATAAAGAAGAAGTATGTGCAAAAGTTATAAAAGCAATAGAAAAAAATAAAATACTTGCAGATGGCGGACTTATTATCAGTGAACATCATATTTTTGAAGAACTTGAGAATGAAATAGGAGAGTTTAAAAAAGCTGATGAGAGAAAGTATGGTAAAAAGTGTATAACTTTTTATACAAGATAG
- a CDS encoding putative peptidase, with amino-acid sequence MKSKIKVFIILAVVFYFGIELTNPFKEEVVDLKKFTDYYDTTEETNGGVTLLNDSFYTFEKEYNFANEYKPIGFDKKDGGSTGADREGIRETAINQIITPEKKLPVKSEYVVKQGDTISEIAEANGMTMNMLLANNPNVSVKNLKIGQKLTIVSENGIFYKVQKGDSLSKIASKFKMKLDDITAYNDIDTKNLKVGQDIFLKNPDIRVLANSGKGGITVASAGFRFPVEYKGVNSPYGSRFHPVLKRYIFHAGVDLKARYVPLRAAQNGKVSYAGYMNGYGKIIILKHSNGYETRYAHLDKIGVKVGQNVNKGELIGKTGMSGRVTGPHLHFEVRKNGKTENPMSHLTRK; translated from the coding sequence ATGAAATCTAAAATAAAAGTTTTTATAATATTAGCAGTTGTTTTTTATTTTGGAATAGAGCTTACCAATCCTTTTAAAGAAGAAGTGGTAGATCTAAAAAAATTTACAGATTATTATGATACAACTGAAGAAACAAATGGTGGAGTTACTTTACTTAATGACAGTTTCTATACTTTTGAAAAAGAATATAATTTTGCTAATGAGTATAAGCCAATAGGATTTGATAAAAAAGATGGTGGGAGTACAGGAGCAGATAGAGAAGGAATCAGAGAGACTGCAATAAATCAAATTATTACACCTGAAAAAAAATTACCTGTAAAGAGTGAATATGTAGTTAAACAGGGAGATACAATTTCTGAAATAGCTGAAGCAAACGGAATGACAATGAATATGCTTCTTGCTAATAATCCAAATGTATCTGTAAAAAATTTAAAAATAGGACAAAAACTAACTATTGTTTCTGAAAATGGAATATTTTATAAAGTTCAAAAAGGAGATTCTTTATCTAAAATAGCTTCAAAGTTTAAAATGAAACTTGATGATATAACTGCATATAATGATATAGATACAAAAAATCTTAAAGTTGGACAAGATATATTTTTAAAAAATCCAGATATAAGAGTTCTTGCTAATTCTGGAAAAGGTGGAATAACAGTAGCGAGTGCAGGATTTAGATTTCCAGTTGAATACAAAGGAGTAAACAGTCCATATGGAAGCAGATTTCATCCAGTTTTGAAAAGATATATATTTCATGCTGGAGTTGATTTAAAAGCTAGATATGTGCCTTTGCGTGCAGCTCAAAATGGAAAAGTAAGTTATGCTGGATATATGAATGGATATGGAAAAATAATAATATTAAAACATTCTAATGGTTATGAAACAAGATATGCTCATCTAGATAAGATTGGTGTAAAAGTTGGACAGAATGTTAATAAGGGTGAATTAATAGGGAAAACAGGAATGTCTGGAAGAGTGACAGGACCTCACCTTCATTTTGAAGTTAGAAAAAATGGAAAAACAGAAAACCCTATGAGTCATTTAACAAGAAAATAA
- the ispA gene encoding farnesyl-diphosphate synthase: MFFKNYLDSNKKLIESNMDIYLNELTYPEVIAEGMKYAVLNGGKRLRPILLFMVLDILDCEKEMGVASAAAIEMIHSYSLVHDDLPALDNDDYRRGKLTTHKKFGEAEGILIGDALLTHAFYILTEKNKHLPAEKIVEIVRLTSSYAGINGMIGGQMMDIASEGKKIDLEILKYIHSNKTGKLMKLPVELACIIGDADREEREILIRFSDLIGLAFQIKDDILDIEGDFSTLGKPVGSDIELGKSTYPALIGMAESKALLKETIAEAKTIVAEKFGVEKSNILLELADYIGNRNK, encoded by the coding sequence ATGTTTTTTAAAAATTATTTGGATAGTAATAAAAAATTAATAGAATCAAATATGGATATATATTTAAATGAACTTACTTATCCAGAAGTTATAGCTGAAGGAATGAAATATGCAGTTTTAAATGGTGGAAAAAGATTAAGACCTATTTTACTTTTTATGGTATTGGATATACTTGATTGTGAAAAAGAAATGGGAGTTGCCTCAGCTGCTGCTATTGAAATGATACATTCATATTCACTGGTACATGATGATCTTCCAGCTCTTGATAATGATGATTACCGAAGAGGAAAACTTACTACTCATAAAAAGTTTGGTGAAGCAGAAGGAATACTGATAGGAGATGCTCTTTTAACACATGCATTTTATATTCTTACAGAGAAAAATAAACATCTTCCAGCTGAGAAAATAGTTGAGATTGTTAGATTAACATCAAGTTACGCTGGCATAAATGGAATGATTGGCGGACAGATGATGGATATAGCAAGTGAAGGGAAAAAAATTGATTTAGAAATTTTAAAATATATACATTCTAATAAAACAGGAAAATTGATGAAACTTCCAGTAGAGTTAGCATGTATAATAGGAGATGCAGATAGGGAAGAAAGAGAGATTCTTATAAGATTTTCTGACCTCATAGGGCTTGCATTTCAAATAAAAGATGATATTCTTGATATAGAGGGAGATTTTTCCACTTTAGGAAAACCAGTTGGAAGCGATATTGAGCTTGGAAAATCAACATATCCTGCATTGATTGGAATGGCAGAAAGCAAAGCTCTTTTGAAAGAAACAATAGCTGAAGCTAAGACAATAGTTGCAGAAAAGTTTGGTGTAGAAAAAAGCAATATTCTTTTAGAGTTAGCTGATTATATTGGAAATAGAAATAAATAA
- a CDS encoding putative transcriptional regulator, producing the protein MELKQLEYIVKIAEERNITKAAEKMYITQSALNQQLLKLEKELGSQLFYRSRTNWKLTEIGEIYIKNAEKILNIKKETYDQINDLLEKHKGNLRIGLTPERGISMFASVYPKFYEMFPNVSVEPVEMNVKMQEKMIENGQMDIGFMTLSEEQRTGNNTYIPILEENIIMAVPSIHPLAKSVKEKNIQRTDLKLFKNDTFVLLSKNTTMREIIDPLFEKAGFVPNILFETKSSRTLYQMASSHLACTFISETYAEINDRIVYFSLPESPSWELCTVYRKGAYLSKAAKNFIKLAEDYWKNKIK; encoded by the coding sequence ATGGAATTAAAACAGTTGGAGTATATAGTGAAAATAGCAGAGGAGAGAAATATAACAAAGGCAGCAGAAAAAATGTATATTACACAATCAGCATTGAACCAGCAGCTTTTAAAACTGGAGAAAGAGCTTGGAAGCCAGTTATTCTATCGTTCGAGAACTAATTGGAAACTTACAGAGATAGGGGAAATATATATAAAAAATGCAGAAAAAATATTGAACATAAAGAAGGAAACCTATGATCAGATAAATGATCTGCTGGAAAAACATAAGGGGAATTTAAGAATAGGACTTACACCAGAAAGAGGAATATCAATGTTTGCTTCTGTATATCCTAAATTTTATGAGATGTTCCCAAATGTATCTGTAGAACCTGTAGAGATGAATGTAAAAATGCAGGAGAAAATGATAGAGAATGGACAGATGGATATTGGATTTATGACTTTGTCAGAAGAACAAAGGACAGGAAATAATACATATATTCCTATCCTTGAAGAAAATATAATAATGGCTGTTCCATCTATTCATCCTTTAGCTAAATCAGTTAAAGAAAAAAATATTCAGAGAACAGATTTAAAATTATTTAAAAATGACACTTTTGTTTTACTGTCAAAAAATACAACAATGAGAGAAATAATAGACCCACTTTTTGAAAAGGCTGGATTTGTTCCAAATATATTATTTGAAACAAAGAGCAGCAGGACTCTGTATCAAATGGCTTCAAGTCATTTAGCATGTACATTTATTTCTGAAACATATGCAGAAATAAATGACAGGATAGTTTATTTCTCTCTTCCAGAATCTCCTTCATGGGAGCTATGTACTGTTTACAGAAAGGGAGCTTATCTAAGTAAGGCAGCAAAAAACTTTATAAAACTAGCAGAAGACTATTGGAAAAATAAAATTAAATAG